The genomic segment TCGCCCTTGCGGAGAAGATTAAGTCGCCGATTGGTCACGCCCTCGGCGGCAAAATGTATATCCAGCACGGCAATAACTATGACGTGGGCATGTCCGGCCTGCTCGGCTATGGCGCCTGCCACGACGCCTGCGATAAGGCCGATCTGCTGATCCTACTGGGCACCGACTTTCCCTACGATGACTTCCTGCCGAAGAAGAACGTGGCGCAGGTGGACATCAAGGGCGAAAATATCGGCCGCCGCACCACTGTGCACTACCCCGTGATTGGCGATGTGAAGGCCACGATCGACAACATCCTGCCGCACGTGGAAGAGAAGAAGGATCGTAGCTTCCTCGACAAGATGCTCAAGGATCACTACACCAAGCTCAACGACATCGTGGACGCCTACACCAAGGGAGTGGAAGAGCTGAAGCCCATCCACCCCGAGTATGTCGCGGACGTCCTCGACGAGCTGGCCGATGACAATGCCGTGTTCACCGTCGATACCGGCATGTGCAACGTCTGGGCCGCCCGCTACATCAACAACCCCACCGGCGAGCGCACCCTGCTCGGCTCCTTCCGCCACGGCACCATGGCCAATGCCTTGCCCCAGGCCCTCGGCGCCCAGGCGGCCGACCGCAACCGTCAGGTGATCTCCATGTCCGGCGACGGTGGCTTGGGCATGCTCATGGGCGAGCTACTGACCGTGAAGCTGCACAACCTGCCGATCAAGACCCTCGTGTTTAATAACTCCTCCCTCGGCATGGTGAAGCTGGAGATGCTCGTGCAGGGCCTGCCCGAAAGCGGCACCGACCACGAGGGCGTGAACTACGCCGCGATCGCCGAGGCCATCGGCATCAAGCATGTCCGCATCGAAGAGCCGCAGGATGTTAAGCCCAAGCTGGCCGAGGCTTTGGCCTATGACGGCCCGGTGCTCATCGACGTGGTCACCG from the Corynebacterium ciconiae DSM 44920 genome contains:
- a CDS encoding pyruvate dehydrogenase; protein product: MASYAQVLVKYLEDLGVKRVFGIVGDSLNPIVDAVSSSSIEWVHVRNEEAAAFAAGAESLVTGELAVCAASCGPGNTHFIQGLMDANRNGAKVLALASHIPAAQIGSNFFQETKPAEIFRQASGYCETVFSGDQGARITHHAVQSTLAGKGVSVLIIPGDVSTQEVEDTRWQDSAVASSRPVVYPDPRDAARLVEAINEADTVTLFCGAGCADAREEVFALAEKIKSPIGHALGGKMYIQHGNNYDVGMSGLLGYGACHDACDKADLLILLGTDFPYDDFLPKKNVAQVDIKGENIGRRTTVHYPVIGDVKATIDNILPHVEEKKDRSFLDKMLKDHYTKLNDIVDAYTKGVEELKPIHPEYVADVLDELADDNAVFTVDTGMCNVWAARYINNPTGERTLLGSFRHGTMANALPQALGAQAADRNRQVISMSGDGGLGMLMGELLTVKLHNLPIKTLVFNNSSLGMVKLEMLVQGLPESGTDHEGVNYAAIAEAIGIKHVRIEEPQDVKPKLAEALAYDGPVLIDVVTDPNALSIPPNITMEMLLGFSKAATRTVFGGGVGRMVNLARANLRNIGPSVKHL